In Streptacidiphilus sp. P02-A3a, the DNA window GGACTTCCTCAACTCCGCCTGGCAGGACATCTCCAGCGCATACTCCGCACTGTTCGAGGGGGCGGTCTTCAACCCCGCCACCATCAACGGCACCCCGGCGCAGTTCTTCGGCCCGATCAGCAACACCCTGGAGGCCGCCACCCCGCTGATCTTCGGCGGACTGGGGATCTCGGTGGCATTCCGGGCCGGGATGTTCAACATCGGCGGCCAGGGCCAGACCATCGCGGGCGCGGTCTGCGCCTCGTACGCCGCCTTCGCCTGGACCTCGGTCCCGGGGCCGCTGCACCTGGTGGTCTCGGTGCTCGCCGGACTGATCGGCGGGCTGCTGTTCGGCGGGCTGGTCGGCTGGCTCAAGGCCCGGCGCGGCGCGCACGAGGTCATCGTCACCATCATGCTCAACTACGTGGCCTACCTGTTCCTCGGTGGCTGGCTGCTGAACACCGCCGTCTTCCACGACCCGAAGAACGCGGGCCAGGCCATCTCCAAGCCCGCCCAGACCGACGCCATCCTGCCGCACCTGTTCGGCGACGGTCTGAACACCGACGTCGGGCTGCTGCTGGCGCTGGTCGCCACGGTCGCCGTGGCCTGGTTCTTCAACCGCTCCCGGCTGGGCTTCGAGGTGCGCGCGGTCGGGCTGACCCCGAGCGCCGCCCGGACGGCGGGCATCGACGTCGGCCGGGTGCAGATCGCCTCGATGCTGATCTCCGGCGCGCTGATGGGCATGATCGGGGTGACCCAGGTCCTCGGCCTGGCCAACCCCAACAACAACTCGCTGGCTCCCAACATCGACGCCGGTTTCGGCTTCACCGCGATCACCGTGGCCCTGCTGGGCCGCACCCGGCCGTGGGGCGTGGTCTGGTCGGCGCTGCTGTTCGGGGCGCTGCAGGCCGGGGGCGCGCTGATGCAGACCGAGGCGCAGGTCTCGATCGAGATCATCACCGTGATCCAGGCGGTGATCGTGATCCTGGTCGCCGCACCGCAGCTGGTGAAGGAGATCTTCCGGCTGCGCGCCACCAGGGCGGTACCGGCCGCCGAACCACCGGGGACGCGGCCGACCACCGCCGACCCCGTCCGCACGACCGCAGCCGGAGGCCAGGCGTGAGCGAGACAACCACCGCGGTCCTGGACGGCGCGGGCGCACCCGCCCGGGCCAGGTCCGACCGTTCCAAGCTGATCGGCGGCCTCGCCCAGGCCGTGGTCGGGGCGTACGGGCTGTGGTCCTTCGGCCTCGGCAGCCGCACCGCGCACGGCGTGCACACGCTGTTCACGCTCAAGCTCACCCCGGGCGCCGACGGCGGCCCCGGCCCGGTCTCGGTTCCGGCCGCGGCGACCGCGCTGGTGCTGAGCGCCCTGGCGATCGGCTGCGGCCTGGTCCGGGCCTTCGCGCCGATCTCCGCCCGGACCCAGCGCTGGCTGGCGGTCGGCTACTTCGCCGCCTTCGTGCTGGCGTTCCTGGTCTGGGCGGAGGCCGGGTCCAGCGTGGGGCTGAACGTGCCCTCGACCATCCAGCAGACGGCGATGGGGACCGTGCCGCTGCTGCTCGGATCGCTCAGCGCGCTGCTGTGCGAACGCTCGGGCGTGGTCAACATCGCGGTCGAGGGGCAGTTCCTGTTCGGTGCGTTCTCGGCGGCGCTGACCGCCTCGATGACCCACTCGGTCTGGGCCGGGCTGGTCGCGGGCTGCCTGGGCGGGGCGCTGATGGGCGCGCTGCTGGCGGTCTTCGCCAACCGCTACCTGATCGAACAGGTGGTGCTCGGGGTGGTGCTGAACCTGCTGGCCTCCGGCATCACCGGCTTCCTGTACGACCGGCTGATGTCGACCGACGGCAACACCTACAACTCCGCGCCCGGGTTCAACGCGCTGTCCATCCCCGGACTGTCCTCGATCCCGGTGATCGGCGCCGCGCTGTTCGACCAGAACATCATCTTCTACGCGGCCTACCTGCTGGTCCCGGTCATCTGGTTCCTGCTGTACCGCACCCGCTGGGGGCTGCGCACCCGGGCCGTCGGCGAGCACCCGACGGCGGCGGACACGGTCGGCATCAAGGTGATCGGGCTGCGCTACCGCAACGTGATCACCGCCGGACTGCTCTCCGGCCTCGGCGGCGTCTGGCTGACCCTCGGCCTGGCCAACCAGTTCGGCAAGGACATGAGCGACGGGAAGGGCTACATCGCCATCGCGGCCCTGATCGTCGGACGCTGGTCGCCGGTCGGCGCGCTGGGCGGGGCGATCCTGTTCGGCTTCGCCACCGAACTGGCGGTGCCGCTGTCGGACCTGGGCACACCGATCCCCGGTGCGTTCCTGTCCATGGCGCCCTATCTGGCTACCATCTTCGTGGTCGCCGCCCTCGGCGGCCTGGTCCGCCCCCCGGCCGCCTCCGGCAAGCCCTACGTCAAGTCCTGAAGGATGAATGACGGCCCATCAGTCATGCTACTGATGGGCCGTCAGGCGCCAGCGACCACCCCGGCGGCTGCGCCGGTTCGGACAGCGGCGGACGCCCCCTGCGCGCCTGACCGGCCATGCCCCTCCTCGGTCCGGATGCGGCCGCCGCCCCGCGGGGTCGCGGACCGGGCGGGTACTGCTGGACGCTACCGGTCCAGCGCGTCCCGGCGGGACACCGCGGGCGGCATCGGCGCGGGCGGCCGGGCCACCGGTCGCAGCGCGGGCGGCACCGGCAGCGTCACCGTCGTCGGCTCCGCGTCCGGGTCGCGCAGCGCCAGCGCGCGCAGCGCGACCTCGGTGGCGAAGCGCAGGGTGGGATCCGTGAGCTGCTCCCCGAAGATCCGTTCCAGCAGCCGCATCCGGTAGCGGAAGGTCTGCGGGTGCACGCCCAGCTGCTCCGCGATCTGGGCGGCGGTGCCCCGGCTGGTCAGCCAGACGTGCAGGGTCTCCAGCAGCCGTCGGCGCTGGGTGGCGGTGTGGTCGGCCAGCGGCGCCAGGTACCGCCGCGAGAACTCGCTCACCAGGGCCGGGTCGCTGAGTAACCAGAGGGTCAGCAGGTTGCCCTCGGTGAGGGTCGGCGCACCGTCCGGGATCACCCCGACGTCCACCAGTACCAGCGTGTGCCGGGCCCAGCGCAGCGAGTCGGCCGCCTTGGCCAGCGGCACGGTGGGGCCGACCGCCGCCCGGCAGCCGCCGAGCGCCCCGCCCAGGAAGGCGCGCCCGGCCGCGTCCAGCGGTCCGGGCAGCAGCAGGTACGGCTCCGGGGCGGCCAGGTCCGCCAGCACCCTGCGGTCGAGCGCGGCCCGGTTCGGGGAGCTGTCGCGGTGCAGCGCGACCGGGGTGATCTCCTCCGGCAGCGGCCAGCCGACCTGTTCGGCCAGCTCCGCCAGGGCGGAGTCGGACGCCCCGCCGCCGGAGAGGATCCGCTGCGTCAGCCGCCGCCGCCGCCCGTCCGGCTCCTCCCCCATCTCCGACATCGCCCGCAGGTAGCCCTGCCGGGAGAGTTCCGCGATCTCGCCCATGTAGGCGAACAGCGCGTCGGCGAAGGACATCAGCACCGCGGCGGACAGCCGGTACCGGTGGCCCACCTCGCGGGCCCGCCGCAGCGCCACCTGGCAGCCGATCCGGTAGGCGTCCTGCAGCACGTCCAGGCTGCGCCCCTGATAGGCCTCGAAGCGGCCGAAACTGCGGCAGATCTCGTCCCGCAGCTCGGTGTTGGCGTGCGGGGCGGCGACCTGGTTGACGAAGGCGGTGACGTTCTGCTTGATACCCAGGTGCACGAGTTCCGCGTCCGGACCCTCCAACAGATGCCGGTACTCGGGTAGCGCGGCGACGATCTCGTCGGCCATCTCCTTGAGCAGGCTCGGCAGTTCGGGGCGCATCACCACGGCGAGTTCGCGCGGGACAGTGCCCAGCGCCGCCATGGCGCGCGCCGACGCCTGCCGGATTTCCGTCATCTGCTGGGCCCCCACGCTGTCCAGGCCCGTTAGGACGCGGGCGTACGAGTTCGGTGGTGCGTGCAACATAGACCACCAGCGCGCCGCCTGCCCAGACGAGTTGCAGGATTGGCCGGGCTACCGAACGACCGTGCACCTGCTTGGTTGTGATTGCTCATATTTCGACAAGGCGACCGGCCTGGTCGTGCGCTATCCGACAACAAATTACCGGTCGGTAATTTTTTTGGGCGCAGGCTGGTTCCGGCCATTGCGCGCCGGAGTTACTGCTGCGTAACGTCCCGGTCGCACACCCGGTTCGGCGGGAAACCGACACAGAAAGGATCAGCCCATGCGCCAGATCTCGAAAGCCACTGCGGTCGCCGCAGCAGCGTTCGCCGCAGTGGTCGGGTTCGGTACCACCCAGGCCAGCGCCGCCACCACCTGGACCGTGTCCGGCGGCACCTCGTTCAAGGCGACGGCCACCAGCCCGACGCTCAAGGACACCAGCACCAGCGCGACCCTGAACTGCACCTCGTCCGCGGCAGCCGGAACCGCTGTCAACGGCTCCGGGCTCTCGGGCACCGGCCTCGCCTCCATCACCTCCGTCTCGTGGGTGAGCTGCACCGGTCCGCTCGGCATCACCTTCACGGTCACGCCGAAGAACCTGCCGTGGTCGCTCAACGCCACCTCGTACAACTCCTCCACCGGCACCACCACCGGCACCCTCAGCGGGGTGGAGGCCAGCATCAGCGGCACGCTCTGCTCGGCCTCGTTCGCCGGCACCAGCGCCACCACGCCGGCCACCCTCAACGCCACCTACGTCAACTCCACCCACACCCTGAGCATCAGCGGCGGCAACCTGCACGCCTGGGGCGTCTCCGGCTGCCTCGGTCTGATCAACAACGGCGACGCCGCCACCTACACCGCCGCCTATGTGGTCACCCCGGCCCTGACGATCACCTCTCCGTGATCCCACGCGCCGCATGACCAGGCCGGGCCGGGCTCGTCATCCCTGATGACCAGTCCCGGCCCGGCCGACGGTTGGCGGCAGCAGCGCGACCCCGCACCAAATGACACTTCCAGCAGCGGAAGTTGTCACCCGTTGACAAAGTTTTGGCACTGCTGACCACTCGTCGTTCCGTTTGTGACTTTTTGCTTGTCGCTGATCGCTACTCACGCGTACTGTCCTGCGCCGCCGGACAAGTTCATTCGAGGGGGGAAAACGTGGGAGCTGCCACCGGGCTACGCCCCGCTCCGCTGCTCGCCGGGGTCGCCGCCGCAGGTGTGCTGGTCGCCACCGTGATGACCGGCCCGGACGCCGGGGCCGAGGTCCGCACCGACCGGATCTCCGTCGACTACACCTGCGCGCTGCCGACCGGCACCCAGGAGCTCACCGCCACGCTGGTCCAGGACTACCCGGCCAACAGCGCCGCCGGTGGCCGGATCCAGCCGGGCCCACTGACCGTCCAGGCCACCGTGCCGCGCGGCCTGCTGCCCGCCGCCGCCACCAGCGTCTCCGGCAGCGCCACCCTGGGCGTGGCCGTCGCCGACGGGACCGGCGCCACCGCCGCCACCCCGACCCGGACCGCCACCACCGGTGCCACCGGCGCCACCGCCGCTGGTTCGGCCGCGCCCACCGCCACCGCGTCCGGTTCCACCGGGGCCACGCTGACCCTGCGGACCTCCGCCGCGGCGGCGGCCGCGCTGGCCGGGCCGCCCGGCGCGGTGACCGCGCAGTGGGCCGGGCTGACCGTGGCGCCGGTACCGCTGGGCGCCACCGACCCGACGCTGACCGCCACCGGGCAGGTACCGGCGCTGACGGCGGGCCGGGCCGGGACCACCACCACGGTCACCCCGATGGCGCTGGCGCTGTCGCTCCAGGCAGGCGGCGGCACGCTGCGGTTCCAGTGCGTCCCGGCGAGCGCGCCGACCCCGCTCGGCAGCGTCGCCGTACTCGCCGCGCCCAGCGCCCGGGCCGGATCCCCGGCCACCGCCGGGGTGGCGGGCAGCGCCCAGCCGCAGGCGCGGGCCCGCGTGGCGCAGGCGCAGACGCCCGAATGCTCGGCCTCGCCCAGCGGCACGCTCGACCCCAGGGACCTGCCGACCCCGCCCCCGGGCTCGACGACCATCACCGAGAGCAACTCGGGCGTGGAGTGCGCCTACGCCATCGGCTACGCCAACGTCGCCAAGCTGGGCGAGGCCTCGCTGGTGAACAACCCCGAGCAGAACCCGTCGATGGCGCTGCTGGCGATCGAGCGGCTGGTCTACAACTACACGGCGCCGCCGTACTACGTCGAGATCGACGAGGTGGGCAACCTCACCCTGCCGGTCGCGAACGCCACCTTCCTCAGCTACGGCTTCATGCCGACGACGGCGAAGATGCAGCTCACCCCGCTGGGCGCGCTGACCGCCGTGGAGACCGGGCAGTCCCCCGAGCCGGTGGTCACCACCATCTACGGGCAGCAGCAGCTGCGGCTGTACGACGTCGAGGTGGACGGCACCCCGCTGGACGTCGGCTCCGACTGCCACACGGTCACCCCGCTCCAGTTGAAGCTCGGCGGCATCAGCCTGGCCACCACCGCGAGCGACCCCGA includes these proteins:
- a CDS encoding ABC transporter permease, whose amino-acid sequence is MSTPTPEQEPPVPDPAKTPQPARPEAAADRTLATVVRNVFTAQNSALVTVLAILLSLVVGAVLIVVSNTTTMDMGGYFFQDPSDFLNSAWQDISSAYSALFEGAVFNPATINGTPAQFFGPISNTLEAATPLIFGGLGISVAFRAGMFNIGGQGQTIAGAVCASYAAFAWTSVPGPLHLVVSVLAGLIGGLLFGGLVGWLKARRGAHEVIVTIMLNYVAYLFLGGWLLNTAVFHDPKNAGQAISKPAQTDAILPHLFGDGLNTDVGLLLALVATVAVAWFFNRSRLGFEVRAVGLTPSAARTAGIDVGRVQIASMLISGALMGMIGVTQVLGLANPNNNSLAPNIDAGFGFTAITVALLGRTRPWGVVWSALLFGALQAGGALMQTEAQVSIEIITVIQAVIVILVAAPQLVKEIFRLRATRAVPAAEPPGTRPTTADPVRTTAAGGQA
- a CDS encoding ABC transporter permease, producing the protein MSETTTAVLDGAGAPARARSDRSKLIGGLAQAVVGAYGLWSFGLGSRTAHGVHTLFTLKLTPGADGGPGPVSVPAAATALVLSALAIGCGLVRAFAPISARTQRWLAVGYFAAFVLAFLVWAEAGSSVGLNVPSTIQQTAMGTVPLLLGSLSALLCERSGVVNIAVEGQFLFGAFSAALTASMTHSVWAGLVAGCLGGALMGALLAVFANRYLIEQVVLGVVLNLLASGITGFLYDRLMSTDGNTYNSAPGFNALSIPGLSSIPVIGAALFDQNIIFYAAYLLVPVIWFLLYRTRWGLRTRAVGEHPTAADTVGIKVIGLRYRNVITAGLLSGLGGVWLTLGLANQFGKDMSDGKGYIAIAALIVGRWSPVGALGGAILFGFATELAVPLSDLGTPIPGAFLSMAPYLATIFVVAALGGLVRPPAASGKPYVKS
- a CDS encoding CdaR family transcriptional regulator; this translates as MTEIRQASARAMAALGTVPRELAVVMRPELPSLLKEMADEIVAALPEYRHLLEGPDAELVHLGIKQNVTAFVNQVAAPHANTELRDEICRSFGRFEAYQGRSLDVLQDAYRIGCQVALRRAREVGHRYRLSAAVLMSFADALFAYMGEIAELSRQGYLRAMSEMGEEPDGRRRRLTQRILSGGGASDSALAELAEQVGWPLPEEITPVALHRDSSPNRAALDRRVLADLAAPEPYLLLPGPLDAAGRAFLGGALGGCRAAVGPTVPLAKAADSLRWARHTLVLVDVGVIPDGAPTLTEGNLLTLWLLSDPALVSEFSRRYLAPLADHTATQRRRLLETLHVWLTSRGTAAQIAEQLGVHPQTFRYRMRLLERIFGEQLTDPTLRFATEVALRALALRDPDAEPTTVTLPVPPALRPVARPPAPMPPAVSRRDALDR